Genomic window (Primulina eburnea isolate SZY01 chromosome 8, ASM2296580v1, whole genome shotgun sequence):
GCTGATCATAAGCAGTTGCTGCATGAAGTGCTGAAAGAGAATCAGGAGCCATTTCGCTTGAAGAATTACATCGCGGAGAGGCGATCCCAGTTGAAGAACCCAACTCAGAAAACCATGTTACAGATCAAAAAGCAGAAACCCATTGAATCAGCTCCCACTTGTTTTACTAAACCCGGGAGTTTATGCAAGCATGCTTGTTTCCTGTCGTTTCAGAACTCGCCGGACTTGAGAAGATCCCCCTTTCCGTCTCCGCTCAAGAGCCCTTGTAAGTCTCCACGCGGAGGCGCCACCGTGTTCCTCCATGTCCCGTCCAGAACCGCCGCTATGCTTGTCGAAGCTGCGATGAGGATTCAGAAGCAGCGGCACTCGAAAACCAACAAAGCTGGGTTTGGGCTGTTTGGTTCCTTGCTCAAAAGACTCAAGGATCGGAGCAAGAATAAAAAGCGTGCTATTGGGAATAACGAAACCCAAATTTCGACGAATTGCCAGGAAGAATTGGAGGGAATAACTGACGAAAATGTGAGGATTTCGTGCTCCTGCGATTACCGTGCGACTGAATTGGAGGTCTCAACCAGTAGTTGCAGGTATCGTAGCTTGGAAGAGATAGTGGAAAATGATTTTATCTCCGAAGACTTGCTATTTTGCAAAAGCCCTTTCAGATTTTCTCTGCGCCGAAGCCCGTCGTGCTCAGGAAGCGCCGGCGTCCAGAAGCCGGAATGCTGCTCGCCTGCTGCTTCTCCCCGTCTGCCCGCAACACAGGTTTGCACTTTTTCTTTATTCAATTCTTTTTCCAGaacattttattattattattattattattattattaattgttttaataattTACTATTATATATCTGTATTTATAATTTGTCAAGAATTTGTTAAAACTAATAATGTGAACTTTTCGTACATTTGACTTGTTTATTAGTACTGTCGGTAAGGTCTGAATTGGAGACGGAATGTCGAAATAAAATGACCAATATACCCTTGAATGTTACTCTCACGTTATCGACAGTCCAATTTTTTTAGGAGTTTTGAGTAATCACTTTATTTCTTTGAATATACATTTATGTACTTTCGATatcaaatctttttttttaaaaattggttTTGTCTCCCAAAACTAAACGACAAATCTTAATTTCGTTTTAATATTAACTTCCCACATTCAGTATgcataattattaattttatatgtATGAGTAGTCGCACTCGACATGTCGACATTCAAGGTTTCCCACTTCATTATCATGGAAAATACTAGGTAAATGTCTAGGGAAAATATTGTATATTGCAAAatttttagttttaatttgGATAGCTTTATTTCAAATTAAATTGttctatatcatcaaaaaaTTATGACAATGCTATCGTCATCAATAGAATATACCAATAATCATAATAACTTTTCATTTATTTCAATaggaaaaagaaaattatataACCAAAAGTCTGAAAGACAAAGCCGATGAAGATAAAGAATATTGTAGTCCGGTATCGATATTGGATCCCCCGTTCGAGGATGAAGATGGCCATGAAACCGGAGAAGAATCCGAAGAAGATGATCATGATCTCAATGGGAGTTACGCAAATGTTCAAAGTAAGCCATATTTTTACAAAgtatattgatttttttattattatgttaCATAACATAAGTATGtgctaaaattttaaatagtaaCATGCCCGGTCGTTTATATACGGTCAAAATCATTCATCTTCATCTGATTTTGACTGTTTTTCTAAAGACCAAGTAAACGGGATCAGAAACAGACATGCGCTTTTAGTACAACTGCTGTAACGCGTACATCAGTTCTCAGTCACACGTGACACGTTTTTGTCCTCGCCAGATAGTAAATAGAAAATGTACATTAATGCCCCGCGTGATAAATGCTAGGGTCCTTTCGCCATTATGGAATCGGGAAATCGACAAGGATAATTATACATTCTATTACTGTGTTGATGTCTTTTTAATGTAACCTTGTATGcaatatatacacatatatatgtatatgcatATCGATGTATTGTGTgtacatgtatgtatatgtatatacgtCAATTATGTACGTGTACATGTatatttttttggtaaaaacttgtgtgagacggtctcatgggtcgtatttgtgagacagatatcttatttgggtcatccattaaaaagtattactttttatgctaaaagtattactttttattgtgaatatgtgtagAGTTGAACCGTCTTACGGATTAAGATCAGTGAGATAGTCTTACATGATACTCACTCTATTTTTTTTGGGATCGTGCCAGAGTTCAGAGTTTAACTTTAGAAGAAATAAGTTTCAAATTTATAtatcatatacataatattttctatattaaaaaaaacagcAATCGTTTTTACCTTTTTTTGTGATTGATCATGTAGGAGCGAAACAGCAGCTACTATACAGGCTCAGAAGATTTGAAAAACTTGCAGAATTGGATCCAGTAGAACTAGAGAGAAAGATGCTCGACAGTTCTGACGAAGAATTCGACCAAGAAACAATAACAGAACCCGACCAAGACGACGAACCCTTGTCAGGGAACGACACCTTCTTGATGTCGATAAACCTGAAGAACCTCGCCACTCAACCGATAGtcgaggaaaaaggaaaaatagcTTTCAGGGGTAATAAAGAAGTCGTTTTCGGTAGAATTTTCAATCGGTTGGGTTCGTGGAAAGAAGTAGAGTTCGATACCATTGATAGGATGATTGATCTGGATTTCAAGATGGATTTTGATGGATGGAATGGGTCTCAGGAAGTGGTGGAAGAGATCGCAGCCGAGTTCGAGCTTGAATTATTTGAAATGTTTGTGGAAGAATTGCATTGAGAATTGTTTTGCATGGATCATGTTTGCACATGATTCCTTGTACACTTATGTTTGCTATTTTCCGAATTCCAATATAATTTTCAGGGGATAGGGAAAAATGATGTTCCCTATTACAaatttcatataaaatttaattttcaccCTTTTTATCTATTAATTATTTGTATAATAATTCTTACTATCAAATATCTTccgatttaatttttttgaataaagTATGTTagttattaatataaaatattaagaaTCAAAGGGTCGCCAATCAAAAAAAGATTTCTTAAAGAAATAATTTTTGATAGATGCCCGGAAGTTGATAAAAAGTAACATCCATTGTTAGCATATATGGAATAAAATAGTTCAAATGTGAGGCTAACTTGTGACATTTTCGACATTAATTATTCCACGCTTTTTTCCaaagttaaaaaaaatccaagtttaaatattacttgaaccgattaatttttcaaagattatatgaatttttatatttataaactATTTAAATGACGTGTGATTAATATTTGGGTAAGATTTGTTGTGATATGTACGTCATAAAAAATGTATATTCATATCATTGAAAGCGAAGTAGATTGATAAGGCTCAACTACCAAATAGATGGCCCAACCCATCCATTTTAGTTAATTAGTCAACcatttttcattattatttgGAAAACATGTGTAAACTTGGAAAAAAGAATAAGAAGAAAACCGATACTTTTTGAGATTTTATAAATTGAGTTTGATTAATTTTCAATTTtggctttaatatttttttcttggtTGATGAAACTCGTTGAATCTGAAAAGGAATCAAACAAATGAtacatgacaaaaacttgtgtgagacgtctcacaagttgtattttgtgagacagatctcttatttgaatcatccatgaaaaagtattactttttattgttaataccagtagggttgacctgtctcacatataaagattcatgaTACCGTCTCACGAGAGCggagagacctactcataataCATTCAAAATAAGTTAAAATAACATGTGCAAACTAATTGATGAAATAGTTTTTAAATCATTGTTTGATACCAAATCgtaacaattttttttgtttttgaaaaataataatccGCTGGTAAGATTTATTAAGCTGGGCTTACATGTGAAAACAAGAATGAATTTTGAACCCACATTCATAATTAGGCCCACACCaaataaaacaatatttaattGAAATAATATTTCTACAGTCGGTTCCGAACGAATTCGGTGGCACAAATGATTATTACCGTATTTAAACAAAAAAGTTGGTTTACAGTTAGAATTAAGTTGTTAACATGTGATACGGATAATTTATTGAATCCACTCTATAAAAGTTGAACCACTTTAGTACATTTGCTTTAAGAATCACTTTAATGCTTATTTTTTTGTCATATTATTTATGCACACATTTGTGTGCAATATAAATCAGTTTTTTTTTGGTATCACGTAATTTTTTATGTACAAAatctatatattatattaaattacggattttaaagatgaattttctaaaatatattacagttaaattaaaataattatgaacgaagataatttatttattttaaaaacttatGTTGTTCCGTaaaaaaatttagcatatgGTCCACGTAAAAATTACCAAATCAAGATCCAAATTTCACAGaatgaaaaattataatttttactcGTTTAAACTGTTTTGGATTTGTTTTATATAATTTGTAAATATTCGGTTGTCATCTAATAACTTgtttttttaatcatttttttacTAGAAACAACTAAACTCGTCGAACATTATTTATGCTCTCTTACATAGGTTTTGGAACAAGAACTGAGCTTAAAATACACACGTTAAATAagtataaacaaaaataaatggGAAAGTAAAACAAAACGAcgtcaaatatttcaaaatgagATGATAAAAGTTCTTTGTTATCTTTAGTTTTTGTTCAAATAGATTTTAAtctatataatatagttttacCGTCATGACATGAGCAAGTAAGAGCGCATCGatgcaaaataaataatatttgtgGATATTGGCTTAATGCAAAAAAAGAGTTggatttaaaaatgattaaatgaCTAATACAACAAACAAAcagacaaaaaaaaatcaaagtttcaaaatgaaaaattacACAACTAAAGCAAAAAATAAACCAACTCAATTATTGcaattttatcttttatttaaCAATCTCGGAAGATTTGCAAGAATGGGTCTGGTCCATTTTCTTTTTTAACAAACACCTCTATAATGTATTTCATAACACGCAGTGTCAAAAAAATATGTGGATGGCCCATTAATTGTTGGACCAATTTGTAATCACATATTGAGCTTAGGTCCATGCACTAACTTAATAGCTTGCATAAAAATTATTGGGCTTTTTAGAGTGTCTTcaatttatagatttatataaattataaattagttATGATATAATATTCACTCATCGTGTTCACTTTTGTGTACACTTATGAGATTGATTACACTTATCTATTAGATGTACAATTTGAATATAATAAGTGTTATCTTATTGGTGAGTATGATGAGTGaacaacatatcaaaattatagaTGTGTGATACCTTTTGTTCCACATggtaaaaattaaagatttaaatgaatttataatGAGATACAATAGACTTCTATAGCAATTTGAGTTAATCAGTTTCGTAAAACaatgacgaatacgaagtagttacTATAGAGACTCATCGTGCAGTCACGGGCCTCGagttcggggcgtgacaatatGGTTCATCACATCCCATATATATCTTatctaatattatttttattcacAGTTTCTAAAAATAAGAATTGAAAATCGCATAAGAAATTTCAATTGGTGATACATTGAACTGACAAAAGAAACTCGTATAGAATATAGGGCCATCAACTTTAATtatatagtaatatatataGTAAACATGGATGATATTTTAACAGTTTCGTAATTTAGACAAGAGAAAGAGACCAAATTTTTTCCAAAGGTGTTCTTATATTTGTATTATAGGCTTCCAAGTCCAACTTTGAGCTGCGGCGGCTTAGCTGCTCTGTTAGCCCTAATTGATTAGTTGGTACATGCCAAACTAATCCAACTTAACGATTGTTTATTTGAGTGCATGCATCATGTCTATCAAGATGCAACTTTTACATATTTTATCGAAGTCGGGATATATGATATAAATCATtatgaaacttgaacttgagaATTAGGTtagtatttgattttgtttaataatctggaatgagtctcatgtgagaccgtctcacggattataatcagtgagacgggtcaaccatatccatattcacaatacaaagtaatactcttacataaaaagtaaaattttttcatggatgacccaaatatgatatctgtctcacaaatacgacccgtgagaccgtctcacacaaatttttgccaataATCTGAAATGTTTTCATTAATACAATAAGCAGTTGATTTATTGGGCAAACTactataaaaaaaatctatcaCTTCAAAAGCCAATCCCTTGCTTTAAACTCCATAATAAGATTAATAATGATTATTCTTAGTATGTAAAGTTCAAAGCATCCAATAGAAGTTTCACACAAGGCTAGATCAGAAGCAAAGACCTCGAAACTCTCAGCTAAGCCCATTGTTATTTTGCCAACGCATCCGATGATTAAAAAGTCACGGCAAGTAAATCCCAAAACAAGCAGACATGCCGGTACAATCTGATTATTTTCCTTTCTTTgtgaaaaaaaattgtttaaagaTGCAAAAGATGTAAAAGTGAcatattttcaagaaaatgataATGCCCAAAAATTCAACTTACGCTGGGGAATCTTGATTTAGCACGAAATCATAGCTACAGTTGTTCTTATCTCCTACGGTCCTGACTATCGAGTTGATCGAAATCTATGGGTAcaaatttaaaacaaaacacAGAACATCCCATCGAAGTATGGGAACTGAACCAAAGTCGTTTAGCTCTGATGCACCAAAAACTCGCCGAGACCCCACGGATCCTCAGCCGATCCGCCGGCCGGAACTCCTGTTGCATTTTCAAAGTCCCCCAAAGCCTAATCGATGTCAACGGCCGCAGCTACCATCCCCACGTGGTTTCGATTGGCCCTTACCACCATGCCGATTCGCGCCTCAAAATGATCGAGGAACACAAGTGGAGATTCTTGGGAACTCTGTTGAATCGTACGAAGAGTAAAGATTTGATCTTGGATGATTACTTGAAAGCCGTTTACCCACTTGAAATCAGGGCCAGAGAGTGCTATTCTGCAGAGATAAATTTTAACAGTGATGAATTTGTGGAAATGTTGGTTCTTGATGGTTGTTTTATGATCGAGCTTTTCAGGAAGTTTGGTGGGGTTATTGCGTTTGAATCCGATGATCCTCTGCTTTCTTTATCGTGGGTTTACTCATTTTTCTTGAGGGATTTGATCAGACTCGAAAATCAGATCCCATTTTTCGTTCTGGAGTGCTTGTTTGATCTCACAAGATTACCCACCGAAGAATCGGGCCCCT
Coding sequences:
- the LOC140839773 gene encoding uncharacterized protein; this encodes MADHKQLLHEVLKENQEPFRLKNYIAERRSQLKNPTQKTMLQIKKQKPIESAPTCFTKPGSLCKHACFLSFQNSPDLRRSPFPSPLKSPCKSPRGGATVFLHVPSRTAAMLVEAAMRIQKQRHSKTNKAGFGLFGSLLKRLKDRSKNKKRAIGNNETQISTNCQEELEGITDENVRISCSCDYRATELEVSTSSCRYRSLEEIVENDFISEDLLFCKSPFRFSLRRSPSCSGSAGVQKPECCSPAASPRLPATQEKENYITKSLKDKADEDKEYCSPVSILDPPFEDEDGHETGEESEEDDHDLNGSYANVQRAKQQLLYRLRRFEKLAELDPVELERKMLDSSDEEFDQETITEPDQDDEPLSGNDTFLMSINLKNLATQPIVEEKGKIAFRGNKEVVFGRIFNRLGSWKEVEFDTIDRMIDLDFKMDFDGWNGSQEVVEEIAAEFELELFEMFVEELH